The Desulfovibrio desulfuricans DSM 642 DNA segment GGAGTGCTGGTAAGCGCCAGCACCAAGGGCCGGGGGCGAGGGCGCAGGCTTGTTCTGCTGATGCCCGCGCCGCACGTGGCCGAATTGCTGCGCAAAGCCGAGATCGAGGGATTTTTCCCAACATTCGAGAGCGAAGATGAACTGAAAGGCTATATTCCCGATACTGCTGAGTAACAATATCACGGGGTTTTGCCCTTCAGCCCGACGGATGGTGCATGGTGCAATACTATCTGAGGCATTACTTCAATCCCGATTTCGATTATCTCAATCTCAAACCGAGTGGAGATAATGGGAAGTCCGATGTATACAGTCTGGGCTACGTCCAGAATGTTATCGCCGGGCAGGTACTGGCTGAGCTTGTGCCTCTGGACGCCTCCGGGCCCAAGGTTGATCAGCGCTTCATCCTTGAAAATGAAGCCTTCCCCATGGGTGGCAACACCCGCGTAGATCCGCGCCATCCCAACTATCTGCTTGCCGCCGCCAAGGGCTATGTTTTTTACCTTAACGGCAAAATTACCGTAAAGACCCTGCTCAACGTGCGTCAGGACGTGAGCTTTCAGACCGGCAACATCTTTTTTGTGGGCGATATGGCCGTGCACGGTTCTGTGCGCGCCGGATTTTCCGTTCAGGGCAACAACGTGCGCATCATGGGCATGGTTGAAGGCGGCGTTGTGCGAGCCCGCCGCGATCTCATGATTGATGGCGGGGTGCGCGGCGGCGCAGGCAAGCACAGCAAGGTTGATGCTGGCGACAAGCTCATGACCCCCTTTCTGGAAAGCGTGGACGCCCGTGCGCGCGGCAACATGGTTATTGAAAAAACCTGTCTGTACAGCACAGTATACGCCGGCAGCAACATGGTTGTGCGCGACAAGCTCTACGGCGGCACTACTAACGCCTACGGCAGCGTTTACGTGGGCGGCCAGCTTGGCAACAAGGCGGCCCTGGCCACCAAGGTTTATCTGGGGTACGACCCCCTGAGCATCCGCCAGCTGGAAAAAATTGACAAAATTATCGCTCAGTTGTCGCAAACCATCACCCACCTCAATGCCATTGCCGGGCATCTGCCGCCCGAAACCAACGATGCGTCCCGCAAGCTGCAAGCCTTGCGGCTACAGCGCAGGCAACTCATCAACAGGCGCGACGAACTGTGGAGCAGACTGGCCCAGGACGAAAACTATATGCAGAACTGCCGCCTGCTCTGCCAGGGCACCGTATACCCCGGTGTGGAAATCTCCATCGGACGCGCGTTTATGGTTGTTGAGCGCATATACCAGTGCACGCTGTTCCGCCTGGTGGACAATGAAATCATTGCGGAACCCATGCAGCCCTCGCATATGAGTCCCAAATGATGAAGCAGACTGAAACGCCGCATTTTCTGGCGGTGTATTCCGAGCATTCCGTACATCAGGGCCAGACCGCACAACAATCCGGGATACCAGACGATATTGAAGTCAGGCTGGGCGAGCGTGTTTTTCACATGCTGCGCCCCGGCGGCGCTGAGCGTGAAACCGCGGTTGTAACCGGGCAGATGCAGGAATTGCAGCGCGATTGCCTGCCAGTTCTGCTTGGCTGCGGCCTTGGGCATGCACTGCGCCAGGTATTGCAGTGCGTTGACGGGCCTGTGGCCGTGGTGGAAAAGGAAGCCGGGCTTCAGGCCATCACAGGTGTGCTGCAAAGCCTGCCGACCAACCTGCGTGAGCGCATTACGCTCATCACCAGCCCGAGCCATCAGGATGCCCTTACGGAGTTGACCCACTGGCAGATGCTCCACGGCGGCCTGCGTCTTCTGCCTCTGGCCCTGCCCTTTTATCTGCGCCTTGACCGCGATTATTACGGTTCCCTGCAAAAAGATCTGCTCGCCAGCGCCAGGTTTGACTTCTGGAGCCGCGCCGCTGGGCCGCGCTTTGCCGGTGCAAGCCCCCGCGTGCTGCTGCTGACCAGCAAATACTTCCTCATGGGTGAAATCGAGGGCGCATGCCGCAAGCTTGGCATTGAATACAAGCTGGTGGTCATCCGCGATGAAGCCGTGGCCCGCGCGGATTTTGTGCAGCAGCTGCTGGAAGCCGTGGTTGCTTTCAGGCCGGACTGCTGTATTACGCTCAACCATATGGGCGTGGACGTAGAGGGTGTGCTCATGGACCTGCTGGCCCGTTTGCAGCTGCCCCTGGCCTCATGGTTTGTGGACAATCCCCACCTCATTATCCATCTGTACTCCCGTTGCGTCAGCCCCTGGACGACCCTGTTCACCTGGGATTCTGACAATATTTCATCCCTGCGCGCGGCGGGTTTTGAGCATGTGTTCTACCTGCCTCTGGGCACAGACCCGGATCGCTTTCACCCCTCCAGGGGCGCATCCGCACCAGCCGCATGGAAGGCAGATATTTCCTTTGTGGGCAATTCCATGGTCTACAAGGTTGGCGGCAGGCTGAAAAACGGGCATTTTCCCCGCCCGCTGCTGCTCTCCTTTTACGCCGTGGCCCAGGAGTTCATGGACAGCCACCACCGCTCGGTTGCTGATTTTCTGCGCGACTGCCAGCCAGAAGCCTATGCTCACTACCAGGCCCTGCCGGACAACGAAGCCAAACTGGCCTATGAAACCGCTGTCACCTGGCAGGCCACCCGTTTGTACCGCAATGGCTGCGTGCGGCGTCTGCTGCCGCTGCGCCCGCTTATTGTGGGCGATGCAGGCTGGCAGAAGGTGGAATTTCGCCACGAGCCCCTGCAACCCCGCTATCTGGACGCCCTGAGCTATTACACGGAACTGCCCCTCTTTTACGGGCACTCAGCCATCAACTTCAACTGCACCAGCAAGCAGATGAAGGGCGCGGTCAACCAGAGGGTATTTGACGTGCCCGCCGCAGGCAGTTTTGTGCTTACCGACTGGCGCGAGCAGATGGAGCAGCTTTTTGAGCCGCACGAAATCGTCTGTTACCATGAGCCGGATGAAGCCCCTGAACTGGCGCGCCACTACCTCGCCCGCCCAACTGAGCGCCGCCGCATTACGCAGGCGGCCCGGCAGCGTGTGCTTGCCTGTCACACATGGCAACACAGGCTGCAGACCATGCTGGAACGCATGCGCGAGGTTTACGGCACACCTGCGGCCCGTCAGGCCGTCCGGGGCTGATAATGGCTGCTGATCCGATTCTGGTGCTGCAACTGCACCGCATGGGTGACCTGATCCTCACCTTTCCCCTGCTTATCCGCCTGCGCCAGCTTTGGCCCCACAATCCCCTGTGGGTCGTTGCAGAACCGGCTTTTTTTCAGCAGCTCATGCCGCTTGCGCCGGAAGCAGTATTTTTTCCCCCTTCGCACTGCCAGGAGCTTGCCCGCCAAAAATACGCGGCGGCGATCAATCTGAGCAGCAGTCCGGTCGCGGCCCAGCTTATGGCGCGACTTGAGTCTCCCCTCAAGCTTGGGCCTGTGGCCGACAGCGATGGATTACGCGTTCAGGGCTTCTGGCAATTGTACCGCGCGGCCCTGACGCAGAATAACCACGCCAATGCCTTTCACTGGGCCGACCTGCACCTGCTGGATCTTTCCCCCGCTCCCAACCTTGCCGTAGTGGGGCATTCGCGCCCCAAACCCGCAGGAACGCGCCGCGTTGGGCTGGTGCTGGGCGCAAGCGAAGCAGCCAAAAGGCCGGATGCGGCCTTCTGGGCGCGGCTTGCCATGCGCCTTGCGGCGGCAGATATGGCCCCGGTTTTTCTGGGCGGCAAGGCCGAGCAGGAACTGGGCGATGAAGTGGCGCACCGTTCCGGCCTTGCGCAGGCAAACCTGTGCGGCAAGCTTGCCCTGCGCGAGGTTGCCGCCCTCATGGGCACGCTTGACCTGTGCATAACGCCTGACACAGGCCCCATGCACCTTGCCGATTACCTTGGCGTACCTGTGCTCAATCTCTCAATGGGGCCGGTACACGCCCGCGAAACAGGCCCATCCGCACCCGGGCAGTGGGTGCTTCGCGCCGCCATGAGCTGCGTGGGCTGCTGGCAGTGCAGACGCAGCCGTCTTTTTTGCAAACAGGCGTTCATGCCCGCTTCTGTAACCCAGCTTGCTCTGCAAATTCATCAGGAGCTTGCCACCGGCAAACCCTGCTGCAAGGCCGCAGGCGATGGCCTTACGCTTTACCGAACCGGGCGTGACGCTCTTGGCCTGCATACCTTGAAACCCTACCCTGAGCCACGCGGCAATTCCTGTCGCCCCCAGCTCGAAGACGTATGGCAGGCTGCTTTTCTTTTTCTGTATGATCCAGGCCAGCAAACCCTGCTGCGCCAGCGGCTGACCCGCCTTCATGCGGGACATCCCGCACTTGCTGGACGCCTTGCCGCCCGCCTTGCCCACCTTTGTGGCCTGTGCAGCGATCACCTGAAAAAACGCACTCCCCTGCCCGATGATTTCTGGCGCGTTCAGCCCGGCATGATACGGCTGTTCACCGGGCACCTGCACATGTTTTTGCAAAATGAAGGTTTCAGCGAGCAGGGCTGGCGCACAGCAGTGCACAGGCTTGCCGCCCTGGCTCCGGTTTTTGCCAATCCTGCCTCCTAGCATGCTCCATATTCGGCAAGTATTGCCCTTTTCCCGCAAATCACATTTTCTTAACTCATTGAATTAATTATACCAACAATTTTGGAACACTCCTTGTATAGCTCAGGGCGCAAGGAGTGAACCATGCAGATTATTCCCACAAGCGTAAGCACCAACCAAACGCTTTGGAACGCCGCCAACAACAACCGCCCCAATGACGAGCGGACGTCTTCCTTTATGGACGCCCTCAACTCCAGTCTGAAGGCCGTTGAAGAGGCTGACGCATCTGCCGATGTCTTTGAGGGCAAGTCAGAATCCAAGCCCAGTACTCCTTTTACGCCCACCGCAAGAGCTGCCGCGCAGGTACAAAGCCCTTATTCGCGCAACACCAGCAACGGCGTTACCTACACGCTGAACGAAGTCTGTTTTACCAAGCAGGAAGTGCAGGATATGCACAGCAAGCTCATCAAGGCTGGCGCTGCGCCTGAAAGCCTTACCAAGCTTGCGGCCCTGGCAGAAATGCCTGACGGCGCAACCCTCGCGCAGATCACTGCCAGCGTTAAGGGCGGCGGCATCCCTGTTCTCACTGATGAGGACAAGGCCAACATCACCTCGCTGCTTAAAAAGATCGACCCCTCTGGCGTTCTGGATACCAATGTTCAGGCCATGATGTTGCAGGGCAACACACAGCAGGCATTCAACACCATATCGTCCTTTGTGAACAAGCTTGACCCGGCGGGCACCCTTGAAGTGAGCCAGGGTGAGGCCATCTCGCTTGGGCGCGGCCTTGGGCTTGGCACTGCCAACCTGCAAACCCTGGCCAACAACTTTGGCAACAGCGCCTCCATCACCTGCCTGAACGAACAGTTCGGCACGCTTATGGCTCCGGTGACAGATTTTTTCACCACGCAGGCCGCTGCGCAAAAAACTCTTGATACTGCCCTCAAAACCACGTTGCAGCCCATTATCAGCAAGGCACGGGCGCGCACGGAACAAGAGAAGCAGGCCAGTTCGCTGCGCGACCGCACGGTGCAACAGAGCAAGGCTCTCATAGACAAAACCGTTCAGAAAAAAAGCAGCAATATTCTTGGTGAAACCCTTGAAGCAGGTCAGAAGGCCGAGCCGGGCGATATCAAGATCGCTGCGCAGAGCGAAGCCATCGGCAAGGATGCGACCGCCACAAAGCATGAAGGGGATCGCACCACAGCCGAGAACAAGGCCACAGTGACCCAGCGCATGCCAGCAGAAAGAACTGCCGACAGCACAGCCGCGAAGCAGTCAAACACGCAGGCGGCGCAACAGTCTGGTTCGCAGACAGCTTCTCGCGCAAGTTCGCAGGCAGACGTGCAAACGGGTAAGACAGCTGCGCAAAACAATGTGCTGCCATCTTCGCAATCGGACAAAACTCCCGCAGCCAACCAGATTCACGCGCAGTCTGCCACTCAGCAGGCCGCCGTTCTGGACGACAAGGGTCAGAAGAATGCTGACAGCAATTCCGGACAGAGCGAATCTGACAAGGATCAAAAGGGCAAGTCTGCGTGGGGCGATCTGCTGGGCAAGGTAGACACGCAATCCGCTGCTGTTACAGGGCGCGGCTCCACTCCCGCCTACGCGGCAGCACAGGCCATGCAAGCTGCCCATGCAGCCCAAAACACATCTGACGTGCAGGATCCCTCAGCCGTTGCCCCCATCGGGCGGCAGGTGGCGCAGCAGGTTGAACAGGGCATGCTTTCAACCGTCAAGGGCGGCGGCACCCGGCTTGACCTGCAACTTAATCCGCAGGAGCTGGGATCCATCACGGTTTCCCTTTCGGTACGCAATGGCGAAGTCAGCGCGGTGATCCGTTCTGAAAAGTCGGAAACCAACGACATGATCAGCCGTCAGGTGGATGCAATCCGCATGAATCTTGAGCAGCAGGGCCTCAAGGTAGACAAGCTCGAAGTGCGGCAGGAAACGCGGCAAGAGCAGAACAGCGCATCCTGGCAGGATTTCAACCAGCACAATTCCCGGCAGGAAGAAGATGCCCGCAGGGAAGAACTTTCCCGGCTGAAGAATCTTGCAACAGTGCGAAATTCCAGCTCAAACATGAATATTTCAACTTTGGAACAGCCTGTGCATTCTCTTGGTAACACGGCAAGATATGCCACCAGCAACCTCAACGTGGTTGCCTGAACCGGGCCGTGAGGAGAATGAAGTATGGCCAGCAGCGTATCATCAGCAATCACCCAGGCTAACAACGAGTTCAATGCCGTTGTTGGCAAGCAAAAAAACGGCGCGAACCTCGACAAGAACGCCTTTATGCTGCTTCTGGTGACGCAGTTCAAGTATCAGGATCCGCTGAACCCTATGGACGACAAGGAATTTGTCTCCCAGATGGCGCAGTTCTCCAGCCTTGAACAGCTCATCAACCTGAATACGAGTATGGGGTCGCTGACTGACGCCACCAACAACGAGCAGATGATCAACGCTACGTCGTACATCGGCAAGCAAGTGACCGTCTCTGGCAACAGTATAGGCAAGGTGACGGACGCAACCGCAAAGACGACATCCATAACCAAGTTCCGCTTTGCGCCCAACGATGCCGTTGCCAGCGGCACCATCACGGTGCGGGATGCCGAAAACAACGTCATCTACACCGAAGCTGTGGCTCCCAAAGCAGCTGGAACCACCTACGAATTCAACTGGAGCGGCAAAAACGGCAGCGGAACAGTTGCCCCGGATGGCGTGTACACGGTCAATTTGTCCCTGCTCAACGCCAGTGGCGAGGCTGTTCTTTCCGATCAGGTGGTGGACGCCAAGGTTACAGGCGTGGTCAACAACAATGGCACAGTGTATCTGGGTCTTGATGGCGGCCAGTTGATGGAGCTTTCAAAAGTGCGGCAGGTCACGCAAGCGGCCACCACCCCCACTTCGTCCGATTCGTCCAGTTCATCAAGTTCATCTGGCGGTTAAGCAGAATAGTTAAATTGCGGGCAGGCAGCCCAAAACTGCATACCCGGAAAAAATATCCCCCTATCCCAAGACACGGAGGAAGATATGAGTCTCTCATCCAGCATGTGGGCAAGCGTTTCCGGCCTTATGGCGCACGGGAACAAAATGAACATCGTCGGCAACAACATCGCCAACGTCAGCACCCTGGCATACAAAGGCCAGCGCGCGGACTTCAGCGACTATCTCTACACCGACAGCGGCAGCGTCAGCGGCACCACCCAGATTGGGCAGGGCGTCAGCACATACGCGGTGCTCGGCGACTACTCGCAGGGTTCTCTTGAATCCACCAACTCAGGATCAGACCTTGCTATTTCTGGCAACGGGTACTTCAAAGTTCGCAAGCAAGACAGTGAGCAGGCGTACTACTCCCGTGCCGGTGATTTCTATTTCAACAACAAGCGCGAACTGCAGAATCCTCAGGGCTTGCTTCTTCAGGGCTGGGAAGTTGACAATGACAGTTCTTCTGTTGTTTTCAACTCTGGTTCTACAACTACCAGCAGCAGTTCAGCCTCAACAACTGCATACATTGGCAGTGGTTCGCCCAAGGATATCGTGCTTGACAGCTGGAACCTTCCTCCCAAGCTCACACAGAGTGTTTCTTTCACCATGCAGTTGTCGAACGACGTCGGCATGGACAAAACCACCAGTACTACTAGCCCCATGACAGCGCTGTTCGACCAGTGGGACGGCACCAAGAAGACACCTCTTGCCGACACAGCATATGCAGCCAGTTCCCCCATTACCGTCTATGACGAGGGCGGCACAAAGCATCAGCTCACGGTCTACTACGACAAGGTTGACACCAGCAACAGCTCGTACAAAGTTAATAACCTGCCTTCCGGCTACACAATGTACGAATATATTGTGACGGTTCCTCCGTCAGAAGACAACCGGACATATGGCGGCACCACGCCGGTGACGTACGATTCTTCTGGTAATCCGATTCTTCCGGCAGACAGTCAGACATTTCAGGGCACCAAAAAGGCCGGTATGCTCATGACCGGACAACTGATATTCAACATCAGTGGACAGATTGTCAACCAGACTGCCTATACGTATGGCGCTCAGGATACCGCTACCGCTGATATGCAGTGCGCCCTTAATCCTGCGCTTTCCACTTCATGGCAACCGACCAAGATTTCCAACAATGGCCTGCCTGTGTTCAACGCCAACTTCTCAGGCTCGGCCCTCAGCAACAGCGTATCCGAGGTTTCATCCTACGGCGGCAGCAATCACAGCCTCGCTGAGAAAACCATCATCGAGTTGGACCTGGGCCTGAGGGATACAAGTACCACTCCGTGGAACAATTCAACCAACACTTTGGATGATTTAAAAGTTGTCCCCCCAGTTGCGCCTGCCACTCAGGGCACCATTGACTACAATACCGCCCCGAGCACCATGTCTACAACTGTGCGCAAAAACGGCGCCTCGATCGTGACAAGCGGTAATTCACTTGTACAGTCATCAAAAGCTGATGGGTATGCATCAGGCGTACTCAACAACTTCAATATTGATGCTAACGGCATAATTTACGGCAAATACGACAACAACGAGACATTGGCCCTGTACCAGATTTCCATGTATGACTTTGACAACCTGCAAGGTTTGTACAGAGAAGGAAACAACCTTTACTCTGAAACAAAAGAATCTGGATTTGCCCGGCAGGGCGTAGCAGGCGATAATGGCTTTGGCAGCATCAAGGCCTACAATATTGAACAGTCCAACGTGGACATGTCGCGCGAGTTCGTGCAGATGATTTCTACACAGCGCGGCTTCCAGGCCAACTCAAAGACCATCACCACGGTGGACAACATGCTGGAAACTGTTATCGGCATGAAGCGGTAAAATAGAAATTGCAGTAGAAAGAGGGCCGGGGGGCCGCAAGGCCTTCCCAGCGTTGGGGATAGCGCTGCAAACCTTTCTTTCCCGTGTCGGGCGTCGGCCATTTGGTCGACGCCTTTTCGCGTTCCAAACAAGCCTGCTGTGTCAGCTTGAAAGTAAAACCAGGAAGGGAGAGGGAAGGTATTCCACAAATGCGGAAAAACTATCGGACTCTGTCGCTCACGCCGAGCGGCTTGTTGCCGATGGTGCCGCGCAGCCAGTCGCAGTAATCGGGAAAGGTGGTCAGCAATATCTTGAGGGCATTTTCTTCTGCCAGAGCATAAAGGCGGGCCGTTACCTTGCCCGTGCCTACCCAATGCTTGAGGTGGCGGGAAAGATCGGCATGCCGGGCAGTCATGCCGCGTGCATGCACCCCCCGGAACCACTCCACGCCAATATCAAGGCAGACTGGCCCGCACTGCCTGTACGCGCCTGGCGGCAATACCGGGCCATGCGGCACACACAGGGGCCGCGTTTTTTCCAGATCAAGCAGACAGGCCCATTCATTGACGCGGCATTCCGGCAGGGGCCAGGGCTGCGCATCAAAAATGCCTGCAAAGCCACGGTCATACGGCCTTGCAAAAATGCCCCTTTGCTGGGCCAACGCATAGAGCTGCTGCAACTGACTGTAATCAGGCCGAAAATCCATATACCGCTCAGGCCCGCACGGTTCGCAGCCCATGACCTCGCGCGTCAGCTCCGCCACACGGGCCGGGCAGTTCCAGCACTGACCAAGATGGCCCACAGCCACGGCCTCGCCCATGAGGCCGCCCAGATAACCAAGCACATCCTTGAGCACAAGCACATCGTTGTGCATGAGAAACAGCCTGCGGCTCGTGCTGTGCTCAAAGGCGTACTGGTAGCGGATGCCGTAGCGGTAGGCATCATCGGCGAAGCGTGATGGGTCTGCGGCATTGAGATCAAGCCAGTAGTCGGGCTGAAAAACCCGGCACCTCTCCCCTATCAGGTTGCCCAGATACTGCACCACCGCATAGGGGCTGACGATATCATACTGCGAGCCATAAGGCTCAAACTGCAACCAGACATTGCCAACGCGCCTGCCGCTGTGCTTGAGCAGCGACAGGACAGAGAGTGCTGTCTGATACGGCTTGGCGAAAATGTTCATCGCCACGTCTATCTTTTCAGAGCTGTCCTGTTGCATTGGCAACTGTTGCACTGCGCCCGTCATGTCGCCCTGCTCTCTATTCGGCGGTGGCAGAATCTGCAGGCGCTACGTCTACGGAATTTTCCTGCTCATTTTGCCCGCCCTGCCCTTCCATTGCGGCAAATCCTGCAGCAGGAGCAGACTTTTTACTGGCCGCATCGGCTGTGGCAATGGCCTGTTGCAAATCTGCCGCAGCAACATTGGCAAGCGCGCTGACAATCTGGCTGTCAAAGCCCTTGTCTTTCATGAGCAGGGCAACGGCTTCTTCGGGCTGCATGCCCGCGCGGTAGGAACGGGGGCTGACCATGGCACAGAAGGCGTTGACCACGGCCAGAA contains these protein-coding regions:
- a CDS encoding FapA family protein; the encoded protein is MVQYYLRHYFNPDFDYLNLKPSGDNGKSDVYSLGYVQNVIAGQVLAELVPLDASGPKVDQRFILENEAFPMGGNTRVDPRHPNYLLAAAKGYVFYLNGKITVKTLLNVRQDVSFQTGNIFFVGDMAVHGSVRAGFSVQGNNVRIMGMVEGGVVRARRDLMIDGGVRGGAGKHSKVDAGDKLMTPFLESVDARARGNMVIEKTCLYSTVYAGSNMVVRDKLYGGTTNAYGSVYVGGQLGNKAALATKVYLGYDPLSIRQLEKIDKIIAQLSQTITHLNAIAGHLPPETNDASRKLQALRLQRRQLINRRDELWSRLAQDENYMQNCRLLCQGTVYPGVEISIGRAFMVVERIYQCTLFRLVDNEIIAEPMQPSHMSPK
- a CDS encoding CgeB family protein; this translates as MMKQTETPHFLAVYSEHSVHQGQTAQQSGIPDDIEVRLGERVFHMLRPGGAERETAVVTGQMQELQRDCLPVLLGCGLGHALRQVLQCVDGPVAVVEKEAGLQAITGVLQSLPTNLRERITLITSPSHQDALTELTHWQMLHGGLRLLPLALPFYLRLDRDYYGSLQKDLLASARFDFWSRAAGPRFAGASPRVLLLTSKYFLMGEIEGACRKLGIEYKLVVIRDEAVARADFVQQLLEAVVAFRPDCCITLNHMGVDVEGVLMDLLARLQLPLASWFVDNPHLIIHLYSRCVSPWTTLFTWDSDNISSLRAAGFEHVFYLPLGTDPDRFHPSRGASAPAAWKADISFVGNSMVYKVGGRLKNGHFPRPLLLSFYAVAQEFMDSHHRSVADFLRDCQPEAYAHYQALPDNEAKLAYETAVTWQATRLYRNGCVRRLLPLRPLIVGDAGWQKVEFRHEPLQPRYLDALSYYTELPLFYGHSAINFNCTSKQMKGAVNQRVFDVPAAGSFVLTDWREQMEQLFEPHEIVCYHEPDEAPELARHYLARPTERRRITQAARQRVLACHTWQHRLQTMLERMREVYGTPAARQAVRG
- a CDS encoding glycosyltransferase family 9 protein is translated as MAADPILVLQLHRMGDLILTFPLLIRLRQLWPHNPLWVVAEPAFFQQLMPLAPEAVFFPPSHCQELARQKYAAAINLSSSPVAAQLMARLESPLKLGPVADSDGLRVQGFWQLYRAALTQNNHANAFHWADLHLLDLSPAPNLAVVGHSRPKPAGTRRVGLVLGASEAAKRPDAAFWARLAMRLAAADMAPVFLGGKAEQELGDEVAHRSGLAQANLCGKLALREVAALMGTLDLCITPDTGPMHLADYLGVPVLNLSMGPVHARETGPSAPGQWVLRAAMSCVGCWQCRRSRLFCKQAFMPASVTQLALQIHQELATGKPCCKAAGDGLTLYRTGRDALGLHTLKPYPEPRGNSCRPQLEDVWQAAFLFLYDPGQQTLLRQRLTRLHAGHPALAGRLAARLAHLCGLCSDHLKKRTPLPDDFWRVQPGMIRLFTGHLHMFLQNEGFSEQGWRTAVHRLAALAPVFANPAS
- a CDS encoding flagellar hook-length control protein FliK, with the translated sequence MQIIPTSVSTNQTLWNAANNNRPNDERTSSFMDALNSSLKAVEEADASADVFEGKSESKPSTPFTPTARAAAQVQSPYSRNTSNGVTYTLNEVCFTKQEVQDMHSKLIKAGAAPESLTKLAALAEMPDGATLAQITASVKGGGIPVLTDEDKANITSLLKKIDPSGVLDTNVQAMMLQGNTQQAFNTISSFVNKLDPAGTLEVSQGEAISLGRGLGLGTANLQTLANNFGNSASITCLNEQFGTLMAPVTDFFTTQAAAQKTLDTALKTTLQPIISKARARTEQEKQASSLRDRTVQQSKALIDKTVQKKSSNILGETLEAGQKAEPGDIKIAAQSEAIGKDATATKHEGDRTTAENKATVTQRMPAERTADSTAAKQSNTQAAQQSGSQTASRASSQADVQTGKTAAQNNVLPSSQSDKTPAANQIHAQSATQQAAVLDDKGQKNADSNSGQSESDKDQKGKSAWGDLLGKVDTQSAAVTGRGSTPAYAAAQAMQAAHAAQNTSDVQDPSAVAPIGRQVAQQVEQGMLSTVKGGGTRLDLQLNPQELGSITVSLSVRNGEVSAVIRSEKSETNDMISRQVDAIRMNLEQQGLKVDKLEVRQETRQEQNSASWQDFNQHNSRQEEDARREELSRLKNLATVRNSSSNMNISTLEQPVHSLGNTARYATSNLNVVA
- a CDS encoding flagellar hook assembly protein FlgD; translation: MASSVSSAITQANNEFNAVVGKQKNGANLDKNAFMLLLVTQFKYQDPLNPMDDKEFVSQMAQFSSLEQLINLNTSMGSLTDATNNEQMINATSYIGKQVTVSGNSIGKVTDATAKTTSITKFRFAPNDAVASGTITVRDAENNVIYTEAVAPKAAGTTYEFNWSGKNGSGTVAPDGVYTVNLSLLNASGEAVLSDQVVDAKVTGVVNNNGTVYLGLDGGQLMELSKVRQVTQAATTPTSSDSSSSSSSSGG
- a CDS encoding flagellar hook protein FlgE, producing MSLSSSMWASVSGLMAHGNKMNIVGNNIANVSTLAYKGQRADFSDYLYTDSGSVSGTTQIGQGVSTYAVLGDYSQGSLESTNSGSDLAISGNGYFKVRKQDSEQAYYSRAGDFYFNNKRELQNPQGLLLQGWEVDNDSSSVVFNSGSTTTSSSSASTTAYIGSGSPKDIVLDSWNLPPKLTQSVSFTMQLSNDVGMDKTTSTTSPMTALFDQWDGTKKTPLADTAYAASSPITVYDEGGTKHQLTVYYDKVDTSNSSYKVNNLPSGYTMYEYIVTVPPSEDNRTYGGTTPVTYDSSGNPILPADSQTFQGTKKAGMLMTGQLIFNISGQIVNQTAYTYGAQDTATADMQCALNPALSTSWQPTKISNNGLPVFNANFSGSALSNSVSEVSSYGGSNHSLAEKTIIELDLGLRDTSTTPWNNSTNTLDDLKVVPPVAPATQGTIDYNTAPSTMSTTVRKNGASIVTSGNSLVQSSKADGYASGVLNNFNIDANGIIYGKYDNNETLALYQISMYDFDNLQGLYREGNNLYSETKESGFARQGVAGDNGFGSIKAYNIEQSNVDMSREFVQMISTQRGFQANSKTITTVDNMLETVIGMKR